From Pseudomonas sp. CCI4.2, one genomic window encodes:
- a CDS encoding lipid A biosynthesis lauroyl acyltransferase, whose product MDRPRFRAHFLHPRFWPLWAGLGLLWLVVQLPFRVLVAIGRVLGLVMYRFADDRRRIAGRNLELCFAHLSSDERKHLLKENFASTGVAFFEMAMSWWWSPQRLAKLAHIEGLQHLKQAQLDGQGVILMALHFTTLEIGAALLGQKHTIDGMYREHDNPLFDYIQRRGRERHNLDSLAVEREDVRGMFKVLRAGHAIWYAPDQDYGAKQSVFVPFFGIPAATVTATSKFAKLGRARVIPFTQQRLDDGSGYRLVIHPPFSNFPGESDEVDCLRINQFVERAVLECPAQYLWAHRRFKSRPPGEPKLYKRRDLQKKG is encoded by the coding sequence ATGGACCGCCCGCGATTTCGAGCTCACTTTCTTCATCCACGCTTTTGGCCGCTTTGGGCGGGCCTGGGCTTGCTCTGGCTGGTCGTTCAGTTACCCTTTCGAGTGCTTGTGGCAATTGGCCGGGTGCTGGGGCTGGTGATGTACCGGTTTGCCGACGACCGTCGACGCATTGCCGGGCGCAACCTCGAGTTGTGTTTTGCGCACCTTTCATCCGACGAACGTAAGCATCTACTCAAAGAAAATTTCGCCTCCACCGGCGTCGCTTTCTTCGAAATGGCCATGAGTTGGTGGTGGTCCCCTCAACGATTGGCCAAGCTGGCGCACATCGAAGGTCTGCAGCACCTCAAGCAAGCGCAGTTGGACGGTCAGGGCGTGATCCTCATGGCGTTGCATTTCACCACGCTTGAAATCGGCGCGGCGTTGTTAGGCCAGAAGCACACCATCGATGGCATGTACCGCGAGCACGACAACCCGCTGTTTGATTACATCCAGCGCCGTGGTCGTGAGCGCCACAACCTTGATTCCCTCGCGGTAGAGCGCGAAGACGTGCGCGGCATGTTCAAAGTCCTGCGCGCTGGGCACGCCATCTGGTATGCACCGGATCAGGACTACGGCGCCAAACAAAGTGTGTTTGTGCCGTTCTTTGGCATTCCGGCGGCGACGGTCACGGCCACCAGCAAGTTCGCCAAACTGGGCCGCGCGCGGGTAATTCCGTTTACTCAGCAGCGTCTGGACGACGGCAGCGGTTATCGGCTGGTGATTCACCCGCCGTTTAGCAATTTCCCCGGCGAAAGTGACGAGGTCGATTGTTTGCGGATCAACCAGTTTGTCGAGCGCGCGGTACTTGAGTGTCCGGCCCAATACCTGTGGGCCCATCGACGCTTTAAAAGCCGACCACCGGGGGAGCCGAAGCTGTATAAGAGGCGGGATCTTCAAAAGAAAGGTTAA
- the minC gene encoding septum site-determining protein MinC, whose product MSQIELQDQDPVFQLKGSMLAITVLELARNNLEALDRQLAAKVALAPNFFSNTPLVLALDKLPAGEGAVDLPGLMRVCRQHGLRTLAIRANRIEDIAAAIAIDLPVLPPSGARERQLEPADGEAAKKKPEKPPEPTIKPTKIITSPVRGGQQIYAQGCDLVVIASVSPGAELLADGNIHVYGPMRGRALAGIKGDTKARIFCQQLGAELVSIAGQYKVSEDLRRDPLWGAGVQVSLSGDVLNITRL is encoded by the coding sequence ATGAGCCAAATCGAATTGCAAGACCAGGATCCAGTGTTCCAGTTGAAGGGCAGCATGCTTGCCATCACGGTGCTTGAGCTGGCCCGAAACAACCTCGAAGCCCTTGATCGCCAACTGGCGGCAAAGGTCGCCCTGGCCCCCAATTTTTTCAGCAATACGCCGCTGGTGCTGGCGCTGGACAAGCTACCGGCCGGTGAAGGCGCAGTGGACTTGCCCGGCCTGATGCGCGTCTGCCGTCAACACGGCTTGCGCACCTTGGCGATTCGCGCCAATCGCATTGAAGACATCGCCGCGGCAATTGCCATCGATCTGCCGGTACTGCCACCGTCAGGCGCACGGGAGCGCCAGCTAGAGCCTGCGGACGGTGAAGCGGCGAAGAAAAAACCGGAAAAACCGCCTGAGCCGACGATCAAACCGACCAAGATCATTACCTCGCCCGTGCGCGGCGGCCAGCAGATTTACGCTCAGGGCTGCGACCTGGTGGTCATCGCCTCGGTCAGTCCCGGCGCGGAACTTCTGGCCGATGGCAACATCCATGTGTATGGCCCAATGCGCGGAAGAGCGCTGGCCGGAATCAAGGGTGACACCAAAGCACGCATTTTTTGCCAGCAACTGGGCGCTGAACTGGTTTCCATCGCTGGGCAATACAAGGTTTCCGAAGACCTGCGCAGAGATCCGCTGTGGGGTGCCGGGGTACAGGTCAGCCTGTCCGGTGACGTGTTGAACATCACCCGTCTTTAA
- the minD gene encoding septum site-determining protein MinD produces the protein MAKILVVTSGKGGVGKTTTSAAIGTGLALRGHRTVIVDFDVGLRNLDLIMGCERRVVYDFVNVVNGEATLTQALIKDKRLENLYVLAASQTRDKDALTQEGVEKILMELKDTFEYVVCDSPAGIEKGAHLAMYFADEAIVVTNPEVSSVRDSDRMLGLLASKSRRAEKGEDPIKEHLLLTRYNPERVTKGEMLGVEDVEEILAIRLLGVIPESQAVLKASNQGIPVILDDQSDAGQAYSDAVDRLLGKEVAHRFIDAQKKGWFQRVFGGRE, from the coding sequence TTGGCCAAGATTCTCGTGGTTACATCCGGCAAGGGTGGTGTGGGTAAGACCACCACCAGCGCCGCTATCGGTACCGGTCTCGCATTGCGCGGCCACAGAACAGTGATTGTCGACTTCGACGTCGGCTTGCGTAACCTCGATTTGATCATGGGCTGTGAACGCCGCGTGGTGTACGACTTCGTCAACGTGGTAAACGGCGAAGCGACACTGACCCAGGCCCTGATCAAAGACAAACGCCTGGAAAATCTTTACGTGTTGGCCGCTAGCCAGACGCGCGATAAAGACGCGCTGACCCAAGAAGGTGTTGAGAAAATCCTGATGGAATTGAAAGACACGTTTGAATACGTGGTCTGCGATTCCCCGGCGGGCATCGAAAAAGGCGCACACCTGGCGATGTATTTCGCCGATGAAGCCATTGTCGTGACCAACCCGGAAGTGTCGTCGGTACGTGACTCGGACCGCATGCTTGGCCTGTTGGCTAGCAAGTCCCGTCGTGCCGAGAAAGGCGAAGACCCGATCAAAGAGCACTTGCTGCTGACCCGTTACAACCCTGAGCGCGTCACCAAAGGTGAAATGCTCGGCGTTGAAGACGTTGAAGAAATCCTCGCCATTCGTTTGCTGGGCGTGATTCCTGAGTCGCAAGCGGTGCTGAAGGCCTCCAACCAGGGCATTCCGGTCATTCTCGATGACCAGAGCGACGCCGGTCAGGCGTACAGCGATGCCGTGGACCGTTTACTCGGCAAAGAAGTGGCTCATCGGTTTATCGATGCGCAGAAAAAAGGATGGTTCCAGCGGGTCTTTGGAGGTCGTGAATGA
- the minE gene encoding cell division topological specificity factor MinE, with amino-acid sequence MNIFDFFRDRKKESTASVAKERLQIIVAHERGQRSTPDYLPALQKELVEVIRKYVNIESDQVHVALESQGSCSILELNITLPDR; translated from the coding sequence ATGAATATTTTTGACTTCTTTCGTGACCGTAAAAAAGAAAGCACTGCTTCGGTAGCGAAAGAGCGTCTACAGATCATCGTGGCGCATGAACGCGGCCAACGTAGCACACCGGACTATCTGCCCGCGCTGCAAAAAGAGTTGGTGGAAGTGATTCGCAAGTACGTCAACATCGAGTCCGACCAAGTGCACGTCGCCCTGGAAAGCCAGGGCAGCTGTTCGATTCTGGAACTCAATATCACCCTGCCCGATCGTTGA
- a CDS encoding RluA family pseudouridine synthase, which yields MPLSNIRIIHQDAGVLVVDKPTLLLSVPGRADDNKDCLITRLQENGYPEARIVHRLDWETSGIILLARDPDTHRELSRQFHDRETEKAYTALCWGQPELDSGSIDLPLRYDPPTKPRHVVDHEFGKHALTFWKVLERCGDYCRVELTPITGRSHQLRVHMLSIGHPLLGDGLYAHPQALAAFPRLCLHASMLSFTHPQTSERLRFECPAPF from the coding sequence ATGCCGTTGTCGAACATCCGCATCATTCATCAGGACGCCGGCGTTCTGGTGGTCGATAAGCCGACCCTGCTGCTTTCCGTCCCCGGCCGTGCCGATGACAACAAGGATTGCCTGATTACTCGCTTGCAGGAAAACGGTTACCCCGAAGCCCGCATCGTCCATCGTCTGGATTGGGAAACCTCGGGCATCATTCTGTTGGCACGGGACCCGGATACCCATCGCGAACTGTCGCGGCAGTTTCATGACCGTGAAACGGAAAAGGCTTACACCGCGCTGTGCTGGGGCCAACCGGAATTGGACAGCGGCAGCATCGATTTGCCGTTGCGTTACGACCCACCGACCAAACCCCGGCATGTGGTTGATCATGAATTCGGCAAACACGCGCTGACGTTCTGGAAAGTGCTTGAACGCTGCGGCGATTACTGCCGCGTGGAATTGACACCGATTACCGGCCGTTCACATCAGTTGCGGGTACACATGCTGTCCATCGGTCATCCCCTGTTGGGCGATGGTTTGTACGCGCACCCCCAAGCATTGGCGGCCTTCCCGCGCCTGTGCCTGCACGCCAGCATGCTGAGCTTCACCCATCCGCAAACCAGCGAGCGGTTGCGTTTTGAGTGCCCTGCGCCGTTTTAA
- a CDS encoding M18 family aminopeptidase, giving the protein MRETLNQGLIDFLKASPTPFHATASLVQRLEAAGYQRLDERETWTTEAGGRYYVTRNDSAIVAFKLGRLSPVAGGIRLVGAHTDSPCLRVKPQPELQRQGFWQLGVEVYGGALLAPWFDRDLSLAGRVTFRRDGKVESQLIDFQLPIAIIPSLAIHLNRTANEGWAINAQNELPPILAQVAGDERVDFRALLTEQLGREHGLNADVVLDYELSFYDTQSAAVIGLHGDFIAGARLDNLLSCFAGLQALLTAETDETCLLVCTDHEEVGSSSTCGADGPMLEQILQRLLPDGEDYVRTVQKSLLVSADNAHGIHPNYAEKHDSNHGPKLNAGPVIKVNNNQRYATSSETAGFFRHLCMAQEVPVQSFVMRSDMACGSTIGPITASHLGVRTVDIGLPTFAMHSIRELAGSHDLAHLVKVLTAFYASHDLP; this is encoded by the coding sequence ATGCGCGAAACGTTGAATCAAGGCCTGATCGATTTCCTCAAGGCCTCCCCCACCCCTTTTCATGCCACCGCCAGTCTTGTCCAACGACTGGAAGCGGCCGGTTATCAGCGTCTTGACGAACGTGAAACCTGGACCACCGAAGCCGGTGGCCGGTATTACGTTACTCGTAACGATTCGGCGATTGTCGCGTTTAAGCTGGGACGTCTTTCGCCCGTGGCCGGCGGCATCCGCTTGGTCGGTGCGCATACCGACAGCCCCTGCCTGCGGGTCAAGCCACAGCCTGAGTTGCAACGCCAGGGTTTCTGGCAGTTGGGCGTCGAAGTCTATGGCGGCGCATTGCTCGCCCCGTGGTTCGACCGCGACTTGTCACTGGCGGGTCGGGTGACCTTCCGCCGTGACGGCAAGGTCGAAAGCCAACTGATCGATTTCCAGTTACCCATTGCGATCATTCCAAGCCTGGCGATCCACCTGAATCGCACCGCCAACGAAGGCTGGGCGATCAATGCCCAAAACGAGTTGCCGCCGATTCTGGCCCAGGTCGCCGGTGATGAACGCGTAGACTTCCGTGCCTTGCTCACAGAACAACTGGGCCGCGAACACGGTCTCAACGCCGACGTGGTGCTGGATTACGAACTGAGCTTTTACGACACCCAAAGCGCCGCGGTTATTGGCCTGCACGGTGATTTTATTGCCGGTGCGCGGCTCGACAACCTGCTGTCGTGCTTTGCCGGTTTACAGGCATTGTTGACCGCCGAAACCGACGAGACCTGCTTGCTGGTGTGCACGGACCACGAGGAAGTCGGCTCGTCGTCTACCTGTGGCGCAGACGGCCCGATGCTGGAGCAGATTCTTCAGCGCCTGCTGCCTGACGGCGAAGATTACGTACGCACTGTTCAAAAATCCCTGCTGGTTTCGGCGGACAATGCCCATGGCATCCACCCCAACTACGCCGAGAAGCACGACAGCAATCACGGCCCGAAACTCAATGCCGGCCCGGTGATCAAGGTCAACAACAACCAGCGCTACGCCACCAGCAGCGAGACGGCCGGTTTTTTCCGCCATTTATGCATGGCCCAAGAAGTCCCGGTGCAGAGCTTTGTGATGCGCAGCGACATGGCCTGTGGCTCGACCATCGGCCCGATCACCGCCAGTCATTTGGGTGTTCGCACCGTCGATATCGGCTTGCCGACCTTCGCCATGCACTCGATCCGTGAACTGGCAGGCAGCCATGACCTGGCGCATCTGGTAAAAGTGCTTACCGCGTTTTATGCGAGCCATGATTTGCCGTAA
- a CDS encoding mechanosensitive ion channel domain-containing protein: protein MPVFLRLLLLCLVGLLPFTTAQAVSLPGILAGSSKAQPQAQEPLGQSLDDVIKTLENDQQRTKLLDDLKKLRDTARKAQPPAEEGVLGLIGSTFSGFEKQFSGEESPASRWSEEFSLAREELVALTPPADQWLPVILGFAVVLMIWGLLAAGLIWFGHRVRVRYGLSEDLPQHPRLWDMLRFALRKLGPWLVALIITVYLSYSLPSSLGKDLAMVLAYALVVGTLFSAVCVIAFSLLDGPHRHRALYILRHQAFRPLWTIGSFAAFGEALSDPRLVASLGEHLAHTAATFANVMAAISTGLFILRFRRPIAHLIRNQPLSRRLTRRALSDTIEILGTYWYVPALMLVGVSLFATFFSAGDTSTALRQSLICTVLLVLCMVIHGLVRRHALRPHHGHKRHALYSERLKNFIYTLAHLAVWLLFTELGLRVWGMSLIRFAEGDGHEIVVKLFSLGATLLFAWLVWILSDTAVHHALTRSRKGLANARAQTMMPLIRNVLFVAIFIIALIVALANMGMNVTPLLAGAGVIGLAIGFGAQSLVADLITGLFIIIEDSLAIDDYVDVGGHMGTVEGLTIRTVRLRDIDGIVHTIPFSEIKSIKNYSREFGYAIFRIAIPFNMNIDDAIKVVREVGHKMRTDPLERRNIWSPLEIQGIESFESGSAILRARFKTAPIKQWEVSRAFNLSLKRHLDEAGLDLATPRLSVQVNAVAGSVTKVGENL, encoded by the coding sequence GTGCCTGTTTTCTTGCGTCTATTGCTGCTCTGTCTTGTGGGGCTACTGCCCTTTACCACCGCTCAGGCGGTGAGCCTGCCGGGCATTCTTGCGGGTTCGTCAAAGGCCCAACCGCAGGCGCAGGAGCCGTTAGGGCAGTCTCTCGACGACGTGATCAAGACCCTGGAAAACGATCAACAGCGCACTAAACTGCTCGATGACCTGAAAAAGCTTCGCGACACCGCCAGAAAAGCCCAACCCCCCGCCGAGGAAGGCGTGCTCGGTTTGATCGGCAGCACCTTCAGCGGTTTCGAAAAACAATTTTCAGGCGAGGAGAGCCCGGCGAGTCGCTGGTCCGAAGAGTTCTCCCTGGCCCGAGAAGAATTGGTAGCGCTTACCCCGCCGGCCGATCAGTGGTTGCCAGTGATTCTCGGCTTCGCCGTGGTGTTGATGATTTGGGGCCTGCTGGCGGCGGGGTTGATCTGGTTTGGCCACCGAGTGCGTGTTCGTTACGGCTTGTCCGAAGACCTGCCGCAACACCCGCGACTCTGGGACATGCTGCGCTTCGCCCTGCGAAAACTGGGGCCGTGGCTGGTGGCATTGATCATCACGGTGTACTTGAGCTATTCCCTGCCCTCCTCGCTGGGCAAGGACCTGGCAATGGTCTTGGCCTACGCGCTGGTGGTCGGCACGCTGTTTTCAGCGGTGTGCGTGATTGCCTTTTCCTTGCTGGACGGCCCTCACCGCCATCGCGCGCTGTATATCTTGCGCCATCAGGCGTTTCGGCCGCTGTGGACCATCGGCAGTTTTGCCGCCTTCGGCGAGGCATTGAGTGACCCTCGTCTGGTTGCCAGCCTCGGCGAGCACCTGGCGCATACCGCCGCCACCTTTGCCAATGTAATGGCGGCGATCTCCACCGGGCTGTTCATCCTGCGATTCCGTCGGCCGATTGCCCATTTGATCCGTAATCAGCCGCTGTCTCGCCGCCTGACCCGCCGCGCATTGAGCGACACCATCGAGATTCTCGGCACCTATTGGTACGTGCCGGCACTGATGCTGGTGGGCGTGTCGTTGTTTGCGACGTTTTTCTCGGCCGGAGATACCAGCACCGCATTGCGCCAGTCGCTCATCTGCACAGTGTTGCTGGTGCTGTGCATGGTCATCCACGGTTTGGTACGGCGTCATGCGTTGCGACCGCATCACGGGCACAAACGCCATGCGCTGTACTCGGAACGGCTGAAAAACTTTATCTACACCCTGGCACACCTTGCGGTTTGGCTGCTGTTTACCGAGTTGGGCCTGCGCGTATGGGGGATGTCGCTGATTCGCTTCGCCGAAGGCGACGGTCACGAAATCGTGGTCAAGCTGTTCAGCCTCGGCGCGACGCTGCTGTTTGCCTGGCTGGTGTGGATTCTCAGCGACACCGCCGTGCATCACGCGCTGACCCGTTCGCGCAAAGGTCTGGCCAACGCCCGCGCACAAACCATGATGCCGCTGATCCGCAACGTGCTGTTCGTGGCGATTTTCATCATCGCGTTGATTGTCGCACTGGCGAACATGGGCATGAACGTGACCCCGCTGCTGGCCGGCGCGGGTGTCATCGGCCTGGCCATCGGCTTCGGTGCGCAATCGTTGGTGGCGGACTTAATCACCGGCCTGTTCATCATCATCGAAGACTCATTGGCCATCGATGATTACGTAGACGTCGGTGGACACATGGGCACCGTCGAGGGGCTGACCATTCGCACCGTGCGCTTGCGCGACATCGACGGTATCGTCCACACCATCCCGTTCAGCGAAATCAAAAGCATCAAAAACTACTCGCGGGAATTCGGTTACGCGATCTTCCGCATCGCCATCCCGTTCAACATGAACATTGATGACGCGATCAAGGTAGTCCGCGAAGTCGGCCACAAAATGCGCACCGACCCGCTGGAGCGCCGCAACATCTGGTCGCCGCTGGAGATTCAAGGCATCGAGAGCTTTGAGTCCGGCAGCGCGATATTACGGGCCCGCTTCAAGACCGCCCCGATCAAACAATGGGAAGTGTCCCGGGCGTTCAACCTGTCGTTGAAGCGGCACCTGGATGAGGCGGGTCTGGACCTGGCAACACCGAGGTTGAGTGTGCAAGTGAATGCAGTGGCAGGTAGCGTGACCAAGGTCGGGGAAAATCTGTAG
- a CDS encoding UTRA domain-containing protein translates to MRDDAPKAVTAIGLALQEQIEHGLLPPSSKLPAERKLSELFNTTRITVREALLQLEAQGLVYREERRGWFISPPRLAYDLMRRSHFHAMVGAQGRVAETLVISARLQPASAQMCGLLQLPAFSSVIQICRARRIDQRLVLYVEHYLNPEYFPQILDFDLNQSLTELYASHYGIRYGKVRFEMVPTALQIDAAAALKVSLGSPGLRIERVNHDQQGRLIDCDIEYWRHDAIHVSAVVEG, encoded by the coding sequence ATGCGTGACGATGCACCAAAAGCGGTGACAGCCATCGGTCTGGCCTTGCAGGAACAGATTGAACATGGCTTGTTGCCACCCAGTAGCAAGCTGCCCGCTGAACGCAAGCTTAGCGAACTCTTCAACACCACACGGATCACCGTGCGCGAAGCGTTGCTGCAATTGGAAGCACAGGGGCTGGTGTACCGCGAGGAACGGCGTGGCTGGTTTATTTCGCCGCCGCGCCTGGCGTACGATTTGATGCGCCGCAGCCACTTTCACGCCATGGTCGGCGCTCAAGGGCGGGTCGCTGAAACCCTGGTTATCTCTGCGCGCTTGCAACCGGCGTCGGCGCAGATGTGTGGGTTGCTGCAACTGCCCGCATTTTCCAGCGTGATCCAGATCTGCCGCGCGCGACGGATTGATCAACGGCTGGTGCTGTATGTGGAGCACTACCTCAACCCAGAGTATTTCCCACAGATATTGGACTTCGATCTGAATCAGTCCCTGACTGAGTTATATGCGAGCCACTATGGCATTCGGTACGGGAAGGTTCGCTTTGAAATGGTCCCGACCGCGTTACAGATCGACGCGGCGGCGGCGTTGAAAGTGTCGCTGGGCAGTCCAGGATTACGTATCGAACGGGTTAACCATGATCAGCAGGGCAGGCTGATTGACTGTGATATCGAATATTGGCGGCATGATGCGATACATGTGAGCGCGGTGGTGGAGGGGTAA
- a CDS encoding ABC transporter substrate-binding protein, protein MKHIFLASLLGSTIALCTAAMAADTDLQTLEAAAKAEGAVNSVGMPDDWANWKGTWEDLAKTYGLKHIDTDMSSAQEVAKFAAEKDNASADIGDVGAAFGPIAVKQGVTQPYKPSTWDQVPAWAKDKDGNWALAYTGTIAFIINKKLLHGSDAPKSWADLEKGKYKVSIGDVSTAAQAANGVLAAAIAKGGDEKNIEPALLMFNKLAKEGRLSLANTTIATMEKGEIEVGVVWDFNGLSYRDKMVNKDDYEVLIPSDGSVISGYTTIINKYAKHPNAAKLAREYIFSDAGQTNLARGNARPIRADHLTLPADVQAKLLPNEQYKKVTPIKDADAWEKTSKSLPKKWNEQVIIDMK, encoded by the coding sequence ATGAAACATATTTTCCTGGCATCACTGTTAGGTTCGACCATTGCCTTGTGCACCGCAGCCATGGCAGCTGACACCGACTTGCAAACCCTGGAGGCCGCCGCTAAAGCGGAAGGTGCGGTTAATAGCGTCGGCATGCCCGATGACTGGGCTAACTGGAAAGGCACGTGGGAGGACCTGGCCAAAACCTATGGCCTGAAACACATCGACACCGACATGAGCTCGGCCCAAGAAGTTGCCAAGTTCGCGGCGGAGAAAGACAACGCCAGTGCGGACATCGGCGATGTTGGTGCAGCCTTCGGACCAATCGCTGTGAAACAGGGCGTTACCCAGCCGTACAAACCAAGCACATGGGATCAAGTCCCGGCGTGGGCAAAAGACAAAGACGGCAACTGGGCGCTGGCTTATACCGGCACCATCGCGTTCATCATCAACAAGAAGTTGCTGCACGGTTCTGATGCCCCAAAAAGCTGGGCTGACCTGGAAAAGGGCAAATACAAAGTCTCCATTGGTGACGTAAGCACCGCAGCACAGGCCGCCAACGGCGTGCTCGCAGCAGCGATTGCCAAAGGTGGCGACGAAAAGAACATCGAGCCCGCGCTGCTGATGTTTAACAAGCTCGCTAAAGAAGGCCGCTTGTCACTGGCTAACACCACCATCGCCACCATGGAAAAAGGCGAAATTGAAGTCGGCGTGGTCTGGGACTTCAACGGTTTGAGCTATCGCGACAAGATGGTCAATAAAGATGACTACGAAGTGCTGATCCCGTCTGACGGCTCGGTAATTTCAGGCTATACCACCATTATCAACAAATACGCCAAACACCCGAACGCGGCCAAACTGGCGCGTGAATACATCTTCAGTGATGCGGGGCAAACCAACCTGGCCCGTGGCAACGCGCGTCCGATCCGTGCTGATCACCTGACGCTGCCAGCGGATGTGCAAGCCAAACTGCTGCCCAATGAGCAATACAAGAAAGTGACGCCGATCAAGGACGCAGATGCTTGGGAAAAAACCTCCAAGTCGCTGCCGAAGAAGTGGAACGAGCAAGTCATTATTGATATGAAGTGA
- a CDS encoding alkaline phosphatase family protein — MKHNVILVLLDGLNHKVARNTLGHLQAYASAGRAVLYKLECELPSLSRPLYECILTGVKPIDSGIVHNNVTRLSNQRSIFHYATEAGLTTAAAAYHWVSELYNRSPFNPARDRHIDEPSLPIQHGHFYYSDHYPDSHLFVDAESLRLRHLPNFLLVHTMNIDDAGHKHGIDTPQYRNSARTVDMILAEYLKDWIDAGYQVVVTADHGMNNDRSHNGLLPEEREVPLFLIGDAFSLDANAAPKQTDLCGTICELLGIAHDKPVCRELLK; from the coding sequence ATGAAACACAACGTCATCCTGGTGCTACTCGATGGGCTAAATCATAAGGTCGCCCGAAATACCTTGGGCCATCTTCAGGCCTATGCCAGTGCAGGACGCGCGGTGTTGTACAAACTGGAATGTGAGTTGCCCTCACTTTCCAGACCACTTTACGAATGCATTCTGACCGGCGTTAAGCCGATCGACAGCGGTATTGTCCACAACAACGTAACGCGGTTGTCGAACCAGCGCAGTATCTTTCACTACGCCACAGAGGCAGGCCTCACCACTGCCGCCGCGGCCTACCATTGGGTCAGCGAGCTGTATAACCGCTCGCCGTTTAACCCGGCCCGCGATCGTCATATCGATGAGCCCAGCCTGCCGATTCAGCACGGGCACTTTTACTACTCCGATCACTACCCTGACTCGCACCTGTTCGTCGATGCCGAAAGCCTGCGTTTGCGTCACCTGCCTAACTTCCTGCTGGTGCACACCATGAACATCGACGACGCCGGACATAAGCACGGCATCGACACCCCGCAATACCGCAACAGCGCGCGGACCGTTGACATGATTCTCGCCGAATACCTGAAAGACTGGATCGACGCCGGCTATCAAGTGGTCGTGACCGCTGACCACGGCATGAACAACGACCGCTCGCACAATGGCCTGCTCCCGGAAGAGCGCGAAGTGCCGCTGTTTCTCATTGGCGACGCTTTCAGCCTTGATGCAAACGCCGCCCCGAAGCAGACAGACCTGTGCGGCACCATCTGCGAATTACTCGGTATTGCTCACGATAAACCTGTATGCAGGGAGCTGTTGAAGTGA
- a CDS encoding ABC transporter permease subunit translates to MKSVRGKWLAVLCLVPFAVFFIVFQIAPLVWVLINSVQSEDEGWGLANFTEIFSSRFYLQAIGHSLEISFWSSVFGILIAVLGSYSLRRVDSRLRNFVNAFANMTSNFAGVPLAFAFIILLGFNGTITIMLKQAGVIQDFNLYSETGLIILYTYFQIPLGVLLLYPAFDALREDWRESASLLGASSWQFWRYIGLPVLTPALIGTFVILLANALGAYATVYALTTGNFNVLPIRIAAMVSGDITLDPNMASALAVVLVGLMTLVTIVHQWLLKRSYHVAR, encoded by the coding sequence GTGAAATCAGTCCGAGGCAAATGGCTGGCCGTACTCTGTCTGGTGCCCTTCGCCGTATTTTTTATTGTGTTTCAGATCGCGCCGCTGGTGTGGGTGCTGATCAACAGCGTGCAATCGGAAGACGAAGGCTGGGGGTTGGCGAACTTCACCGAAATTTTCAGCTCGCGGTTTTACCTGCAAGCCATCGGTCACAGCCTGGAAATCAGCTTTTGGTCCAGTGTGTTCGGGATTCTTATCGCGGTCCTCGGCAGCTACTCCCTGCGCCGAGTCGATTCGCGGCTGCGTAATTTCGTCAATGCCTTCGCCAACATGACCAGCAACTTCGCCGGCGTGCCGTTGGCGTTTGCCTTCATCATCCTGCTGGGGTTCAACGGCACCATCACCATCATGCTCAAGCAGGCCGGGGTGATTCAGGACTTCAATCTGTACTCCGAAACCGGCCTGATTATTCTGTACACCTACTTCCAGATCCCACTGGGCGTGTTGCTGCTGTACCCGGCGTTTGATGCCCTGCGTGAAGACTGGCGCGAATCGGCTTCGCTGCTTGGGGCCAGTAGCTGGCAGTTTTGGCGGTACATCGGCTTACCGGTGCTGACCCCGGCACTGATCGGTACCTTTGTGATTTTGCTGGCCAACGCCCTTGGCGCCTACGCCACGGTGTACGCGCTGACCACCGGTAACTTCAACGTGCTGCCGATTCGCATCGCGGCCATGGTTTCCGGCGACATCACCCTAGATCCGAACATGGCCAGCGCCCTTGCCGTGGTGTTGGTGGGACTGATGACCCTGGTGACCATCGTCCACCAATGGCTATTGAAGAGGAGCTACCATGTCGCGCGCTGA